One region of Haloprofundus salilacus genomic DNA includes:
- a CDS encoding superoxide dismutase, producing the protein MATYELPDLPYDYDALEPSIDARIMELHHDKHHQGYVDGANAALDKLEQMRENGDYGDIKGVERNLAFNLSGHVNHTVFWENMSPDGGGEPSGELADALDEHFGGFDQFKQHFSEAAKGVEGSGWAFLAYDHVADKPIVTMAENHQNQTPQGVTPLLVLDVWEHAYYLQYENGRGDYVDNFWDVINWDDVAERYEQAQNADLLGQHTH; encoded by the coding sequence ATGGCAACTTACGAACTTCCCGACCTCCCGTACGACTACGACGCGCTCGAACCGTCTATCGACGCGCGAATCATGGAACTGCACCACGACAAGCACCACCAGGGCTACGTCGACGGCGCGAACGCGGCGCTCGACAAACTGGAGCAGATGCGCGAGAACGGCGACTACGGCGACATCAAGGGCGTCGAGCGCAACCTCGCGTTCAACCTCTCGGGCCACGTCAACCACACCGTCTTCTGGGAGAACATGTCGCCCGACGGCGGCGGCGAACCCAGCGGCGAGCTCGCCGACGCGCTGGACGAGCACTTCGGCGGCTTCGACCAGTTCAAACAGCACTTCTCGGAGGCCGCCAAGGGCGTTGAAGGCTCCGGGTGGGCGTTCCTCGCCTACGACCACGTCGCGGACAAGCCCATCGTGACGATGGCCGAGAACCACCAGAACCAGACGCCACAGGGTGTGACGCCGCTTTTGGTGCTCGACGTCTGGGAGCACGCCTACTACCTGCAGTACGAGAACGGCCGCGGCGACTACGTCGACAACTTCTGGGACGTCATCAACTGGGACGATGTCGCCG